A single region of the Curtobacterium sp. MCJR17_020 genome encodes:
- a CDS encoding Lsr2 family protein yields MAQKVTTHLVDDLTGDTIEDGKGRTVSFSFDGGHYEIDLTDDNADALHEAFSDYVAAARKVIGRSGRTSSGSAPKRGNSEELAKIREWANANGHEVSSRGRISQAVRDAYDAAH; encoded by the coding sequence ATGGCGCAGAAAGTCACCACGCACCTCGTCGACGACCTCACCGGCGACACCATCGAAGACGGCAAGGGCCGCACCGTGTCCTTCTCCTTCGACGGCGGCCACTACGAAATCGACCTCACCGACGACAACGCAGACGCGCTTCACGAAGCGTTCTCCGACTACGTCGCTGCCGCCCGCAAGGTCATCGGCCGCTCCGGGCGCACCAGTTCCGGCAGCGCGCCGAAGCGTGGGAACTCGGAAGAGCTCGCAAAGATCCGCGAGTGGGCCAACGCGAACGGTCACGAGGTCTCCTCCCGCGGCCGCATCAGCCAGGCCGTCCGCGACGCGTACGACGCCGCGCACTGA